The DNA segment TTCTGATGGGTGATGCTGCATCCGGAGCCCATGGCGGCCAGAAAGTGCCGCAAGGCTATTACAACATCGCCGACATGCTGGGCATGCTTGTCGCGCACAACGCTGAAGTGGCCGTTTGCGGCACCTGCATGGATGCGCGGGGGATCACGGACGCCGAGCTGGTTGACGGCGCCAGGCGCGGCTCCATGGATCAACTCACCCAGTGGACTCTCGCAGCCGACAAGGTGCTGAGCTTCTGATTTCGGCTGCGCGCCGGTTTCAGCGCCCCGTGATGTTCTCGGGAAATATCCTGCAATGGCGGATGGCGCTTCAGCGGAACGACATCCACGCTTACCAGTATTTCTCGAACGCCATCTGTTCCGGCACGACGCGCCGGTTGGTGGCGAAGCCGCGGCTGTCGGCGAGCAGCAGCGGGATGCGTTGCGCCAGCTTGGTCACGCCAGTCCCAGTGCGGTGCGTCCCTTCGGAGACTCTTGCGGCGGGGCGGCTGTGAAGGCTACTCCGAACCCGGCCCCTTGTTGCTGCCGCCCTTAGTGCGCGGCGGTTCCGTCTCGGTATCGATGCCCCAGTCGCCGTAGTCGAGCCAGTCCTCGCCGAGCAGTTCCGCGGGGTGCTGGGTGCGGTCCGAGCCGTTGCCGCATCCGAGCGCATCGACCGGGCAGTACTTGTCGCAGCCCCAGCAGATTCGCTCGGGATGCTTCGGGTGCAAGGGAAATTTCTTCGCCATGGATCTATGGGAACAGGAGTTCCGCTTCCCGTCAATTCGCGTCAGGGCATCCAGAACTTTGATTTCTCGGTGACGGCCACCGCGGCGTCGGCCACGTCCTCGATACTGAAGCTGATCGGAATCGCGCCGGATTTCGCCGCGCCGGGATCGGCCCTGACGCTGGCGGTGCGGCTGCCGATCTCGCCGCCCGGCACGGTGACCGGCGTGTCGTCGTGGAGGCGGATGCCCTCGACGCCGGCGATGCGGATGCGGAAAGTCCGGGTCTTGTCGCCGGTGTTCATGATCTGCAGGCGGTAGATGTTCTCGACGGAGCCGTCGTCGGCTTCGCGCGACAGCGCGCCGCGGTCCTTGAGCACATTGACCTTGAGCGGAATGCGCGTCGATAGCGACCAGGCGGTGGCGGCGGCGAGCGAGAGCAGGATCGCGGCGTAGACGATCACGCGCGGCCGGAAGGCCCGGCGCACGATGTCCAGCGGCGTGAGGCGCTCGCTGACGGCGTTCTCCGTCGAGTAGCGGATCAGGCCGCGCGGATAGTCCATCTTGTCCATCACCTGGTCGCAGGCGTCGATGCAGGCGGCGCAGCCGATGCACTCGTTCTGCAGCCCGTTGCGGATGTCGATGCCGGTCGGGCAGACCTGGACGCAGATGCCGCAGTCGACGCAGTCGCCGAGGTTCTGCTGGCGCGGGTCGACGCCCTTCGCGCGCGCGCCGCGCGCGTCGCCGCGCTTGGCGTCGTAGGCGATGATCAGCGTGTCGGGGTCGAGCATGACGAACTGGAATCGCGCGTAGGGGCAGATCTGCCGGCACATCTGTTCGCGCAGGAAGCCGGCGTTGCCGTAAGTGGCGAAGCCGTAGAACAGCACCCAGAAGGCCGACCAGGCGCCCGGGGACAGCGTCAGCAGATCGTGGGCCAGCTCGCGGATCGGCGTGAAATAGCCGACGAAGGTGAAGCCGGTCCACAGCGAAAAGATGATCCAGACGGCATGTTTGGCGGTCTTGATTGACAGCTTGTGCAAAGACCACGGCGCGGCATCGAGCGCGATGCGCTGCCGCCGCTCGCCCTCGATGAGTTTCTCGAACCACAGGAAAATTTCAGTGTAGACGGTTTGCGGACAGGCGTAGCCGCACCACAGGCGCCCCGCTACCGCAGTGAATAGGAACAGGGCCAGCGCCCCGATGACCATCAGCAGAACGAGATAGATCGTGTCCTGCGGCCAGAGCACCAGGTCGAAGAGGTAGAACTTGCGCGTGTCGATGTCGAACAGGATGGCCTGCCGGCCGTGCCACGGCAGCCAGCACAGGCCGTAGAAGATGCCCTGCGTCAGCCAGACGAAGACCCAGCGCCAGCGGGCGTAGATGCCGCTGATCGAGCGCGGGTACACCTTCGCTTCCGGATCGGCGTAGGGCTTTATTTCGATGACTTTTCTGGCGACGGCCTGCTGGGTCATGGCCTTGTTCAAACGGTGTCCACGCCGAGCCTGGCCTGGACTGCCTCGAAGACTTCGCGTTCCTCGAAGCGGACATGCGCGCCCAGCAGCTCGGCAAAACTCAGCAGCGTCTCCGCATCGGGCGTGGCCAGACGTTTGGCGAGGCGGCGCAGCTCGGCGTGGTCGGCCAGGGTGCGCCCTGCCAGCTCATGCTCGCCGGCTTCCGCCAGGAGAATCAGGATGCCCTGCTCCTCGACGCGGAAGTGCGGATCGAGCTCGGCGGCGAAAAGGGCGGCGACGCGCTGCGCCAGCGCCGTTACCTCGTCCGTTGCGCCCGATTCGGCCGCACGGCGAGCATCGCGTGCCAGCTTCAGCGCGCCGTAATGCTCGCGCGAGAGTTGCAGCAGGTCGGGGTGGCGCTTCATCGCGGCGGCATCTCCCGGCTACCAGTATTTCTCGAAGGCCATCTGCCCCGGCACGCCGCGCCGGTTGGTGGCGAAGCCGCGCGTCGTCAGGAATTGACGCAGTTCGCGGGTCATCTCTGGATTGCCGCAGACCAGCACGCGCGAGGCGGCGGCATCGAGCGGCGTCGCGGCGGCGGCTTCGAGGCGGCCGTCGGCGAGCAGCAGAGGGATACGTTCGGCCAGTAGGGTTTCACCCGGCTCGCGGGTGACGACCGGCAGATAGGTGAGCGTGGATTTGGCGTCGGCGAACAATTCGCGTTTTGGGATGTCGGCAATTTCGTCGCGCCAGGCCAACTCGGACGAGTGGCGCACGCTGTGCGCGACGATCAGGCGCTCGTAGTTCTGCCAGACGGCAGGATCCTGGAGTATCGAGAGGAAGGGGCCGAGCCCGGTGCCGCTGGCGAGCATCCAGAGATCCCTGCCGCGGGCCAGTTGGTCGACGGTGAGGAAGCCGTAACTGGCCTTGTCGACGCGCAGCCTGTCGCCGGCGCGCAGGTGCTTGAGCTGCTCCGAGAACGCCCCGCCCGGCACCAGCACGGCGATGAATTCGAGGAAGTCGTCATAGGCCGCCGAGGCCAGCGAGAAGGGACGCCACACGATGTCATCGGCGGCGCCGAGCCCGAGGCGCGTGTAGTGCCCCGGCGTGAAGCGGAAGCCGCGATAGCGCGTGGTGCGCACGGTCACCAGCGTCGGCGTCCAGTAGCGTATCGAAAGCACACGCTCGGTGGTCCATTTTTCCTGCGGGCCGGCGCTGTTGCGCTTGCCGAGGATTTCCGGGCCGGGTTCTTCGACGGCGCCCATCATGCAGCTCCTTGAATGGCTGTTTCGCGCTTGCCGCGCAGCACGCTGGCGACCATCGTGACGATGAACAGCAGCAGGGCGACGGCATTGAGCAGGCCGCCTTCGCGGCGCAGCGGAAATCCGTCACCGAGGCCGCCGAGGATGCGCAGCGCCAGCGAGGCGTGCAGCACCAGCAGTGGCAGGTAGAAGAACGGGTGATACGGAATCTTCACCCGCACCACGGCCGGAAAAATGATTGGCGCGTGGCCGAAGATCATCGAGAACACGAAGCCGAGGCCGACCGCATGCAGCGTCGCGTCGCGCCACGGGTGGCCGGGCAGGAAGCCACCGGCCAGCCCGAGCAGGCCGGCCAGCACCAGCCAGCCGTACCCCGAGAGCAGGCACAGGGCGATGAAGCGGACCAGCCCCTGCTGCTTTGCATTGCGCCGCGCGATGTCGTAGCGCAGCAGCCAGAGGGCGAGCGCCAGCAGGCCGGCGGCGAACAGTCTGAGGCCGGCGTCTTCCTGCCAGAAGCTGAGGGCGGCGCCGGCGAGGATGCCGCCGGTGATGGCGAAGAACAGCCGTTGCGCGGCGGCCGGGGTGGGCAGGAAGCGCGTCAGCTCGAGCCGTTCGCCGGCGATGGTCAGCACCAGGAAGGCCAGCCACCAGGGCACGGCCGCCGTCAGCGCGCCGCCGGCAAGCCAGGCGAGGTTGCCCGCCAGCCAGCACGCGGCGCCCGTGCCGAGGATGATCGTGAAGGGCGCCACCAGGCGGCGCAGCACCTGAATACTGGCGGCGACGAGTATCGCCGCTGCGACGACCGTCAGGACTTGAGTCACCACCAGCGGCGCACCGGCGAGCAGGGCGATGCCACCGATGCCGGAAGCCGCCGGCGCCACGTAGGCCCAGCCGCGACCGAGCGCGACGGCGCGTTCGAGGCTGATGACCGTGCCGAGGAAAGCGGAAATCATCAGCGCCCCGTGCCAGCCGGCGGCGTTCGCCGCGGTCGCCGGCACGCCCCAGTCGAGCCGCGCCAGGCCCGCCAGCACGCCGCCCACGAGGGACAGCATGCCCAGCACCAGCAGCGGCACGCGGGCGGCGGGGCGCAGGTCAGCCATGGTCGTGAGCCGGTCCTAGTGGTTGCAGCCGCAGCCGCCGACAGGCGCGGCGGCGCCCTCCGGGACGGGCTTGCCGATCCGGACCTGCCAGACATTGGGGCCGGCTTCCAGGTAATCCCAGGTGAACTCGCCTTTCGATTCGGCCTGGAACTGGTAGAAGAGCGGCTTCGGATCGTGGTCGTTTACCAGCAGCAGCGCCTCGCCGGCGCCCAGATGGTCGAAGGTGCTGAAAATCAGCGGATGGCGCTCGCGGGGAATGATGTGGCGGACATCGATGGTGGCCTTGAAGTTCTGTGTCGTGCTCATGGTCCTGCTCCTCTGTGGCGGGGTTGAAAAAGGATGGGGTTCGGGATGCGTCGCTTTTGTCATTCGGGGGTCCAGCCGAAATGCTGCTTGGTGGCTTCGTCCATCATCGAGGGATTCCAGGGCGGTTCCCAGACCAGGCGGATGTCGGGCCCGATCGTGTCGGGCAGGACTCTCGCCAGGGCGGCATGGACGTCGTCTACGATCATGTCGCCCATCGGGCAGGCCGGCGAGGTCATGGTCATTTCGATC comes from the Sulfuritalea hydrogenivorans sk43H genome and includes:
- a CDS encoding DsrE/DsrF/TusD sulfur relay family protein; translation: MNTLLILNGAPYGSEHTYNGLRLARSLLKTGKTDVRVFLMGDAASGAHGGQKVPQGYYNIADMLGMLVAHNAEVAVCGTCMDARGITDAELVDGARRGSMDQLTQWTLAADKVLSF
- a CDS encoding DUF3079 domain-containing protein, whose amino-acid sequence is MAKKFPLHPKHPERICWGCDKYCPVDALGCGNGSDRTQHPAELLGEDWLDYGDWGIDTETEPPRTKGGSNKGPGSE
- the ccoG gene encoding cytochrome c oxidase accessory protein CcoG; its protein translation is MNKAMTQQAVARKVIEIKPYADPEAKVYPRSISGIYARWRWVFVWLTQGIFYGLCWLPWHGRQAILFDIDTRKFYLFDLVLWPQDTIYLVLLMVIGALALFLFTAVAGRLWCGYACPQTVYTEIFLWFEKLIEGERRQRIALDAAPWSLHKLSIKTAKHAVWIIFSLWTGFTFVGYFTPIRELAHDLLTLSPGAWSAFWVLFYGFATYGNAGFLREQMCRQICPYARFQFVMLDPDTLIIAYDAKRGDARGARAKGVDPRQQNLGDCVDCGICVQVCPTGIDIRNGLQNECIGCAACIDACDQVMDKMDYPRGLIRYSTENAVSERLTPLDIVRRAFRPRVIVYAAILLSLAAATAWSLSTRIPLKVNVLKDRGALSREADDGSVENIYRLQIMNTGDKTRTFRIRIAGVEGIRLHDDTPVTVPGGEIGSRTASVRADPGAAKSGAIPISFSIEDVADAAVAVTEKSKFWMP
- a CDS encoding hemerythrin domain-containing protein translates to MKRHPDLLQLSREHYGALKLARDARRAAESGATDEVTALAQRVAALFAAELDPHFRVEEQGILILLAEAGEHELAGRTLADHAELRRLAKRLATPDAETLLSFAELLGAHVRFEEREVFEAVQARLGVDTV
- a CDS encoding ferredoxin--NADP reductase, with protein sequence MGAVEEPGPEILGKRNSAGPQEKWTTERVLSIRYWTPTLVTVRTTRYRGFRFTPGHYTRLGLGAADDIVWRPFSLASAAYDDFLEFIAVLVPGGAFSEQLKHLRAGDRLRVDKASYGFLTVDQLARGRDLWMLASGTGLGPFLSILQDPAVWQNYERLIVAHSVRHSSELAWRDEIADIPKRELFADAKSTLTYLPVVTREPGETLLAERIPLLLADGRLEAAAATPLDAAASRVLVCGNPEMTRELRQFLTTRGFATNRRGVPGQMAFEKYW
- a CDS encoding DUF2249 domain-containing protein; its protein translation is MSTTQNFKATIDVRHIIPRERHPLIFSTFDHLGAGEALLLVNDHDPKPLFYQFQAESKGEFTWDYLEAGPNVWQVRIGKPVPEGAAAPVGGCGCNH
- a CDS encoding metal-sulfur cluster assembly factor, with translation MTKEAAAASDRSALDEEQVRDVLRQVIDPEVGRDIVSLGLVYRVEVAPGSLVIEMTMTSPACPMGDMIVDDVHAALARVLPDTIGPDIRLVWEPPWNPSMMDEATKQHFGWTPE